In Streptococcus gallolyticus subsp. gallolyticus DSM 16831, the sequence GCTTCTTCGTAATCTGTTCCTTTGACTAAATCTCCCAAGGTTGAGTCCCAATGAACGCTGTTACCGTCACCATAGCCGAAAAGTTGATTTTCGCCTTGTGATAAATCAAGGGCATCAAAGGCACCCAGAGACTTAGTTGATGATTTCATGTATTTGACAAAATCAGCAATGCTAGAGATACTAGCAGTATTGGTATCCTCGTCATAAGTGACCCATGTTGAATCAGCGTTGAGCGCCGCAATATAATCAGCAGCTGTTTCATAAGTTCCAGATAAATCAATTGTGATTGAAGAAGATGACGTACGATTGATATCATCAACATCCTCAATTGATGTTGTATCATCAGTAGTACCAAGATCGGTTGGGGCTTCGCCAGTCGGCATATCTCCGCCGCCTAAGCCGCCTTGAGAAGATGAGCTGGCATCATATGGGAATGTCGTATTAGCTAAAAATGTGTTAAGTGAATCCTCAATGACTGATTTGAGATAATTGTAGTAGGAACCTGCTTGATAAATGCCGTCATCAGATTTCTTCAAGGTGAGCTTGTTGCCATCTTCATCTTGAAGTCCAAGTTTATTAATATATTTCGCAAAAGCAGTAGCTAAGCCATCTGAAATAGTTTGTTCTTCATCGCTCAAATCAGAACGTGTCGATCCCATGTTCCATTCATAAGCTTCATTTGCGGTATCAAGGTTAGTGATTGGACACCAAGCCATAACACCAGCAACGCTGTCAGAGACACCTTCGACAGCACCGATTTCTGTAAGGTAATCGTCATACAAAGAACTATCTCCAGAAGAACCGATAATAGCAGATTGTGCACCGCCACCAGACATTCCAAAAACAAAGATAGAATCTGTATTTCCTGAAATATTGCCTTGGTTATAACGTAAATAACGAATCGCTGCTTTAGCGTCTGTAACACCACTTGGAGCACCAGAATCACGTCCACGCAATCCTGCAGATACGTAAATCATTCCTTGTGATGTATAATCAGTAGCATCACTAGTATATTCTGTAAGTGCAGACATAGCTGAATAACCAGGTGTATTAATTGGAATCACGATAGGAGCCGTTTCAGAAGTATAATTTCCGACTGTTGCTGAGGTATTTATCTCACAAGTATAGGTTCCATCACCATTATCAGTCGCTGTCATGTAATCACCAGGCACAAAAATTGATAACGTTTGCTGTTCAGCGTCTGTAGGATTAGCCGCATAAGAAATGCCGATTTGATAATAAACATTATCATCAGCATTGTACTGCCATTTTGAGTTATCTACCTTATCAAGTGTCGTTGAGACTTCACCAGAAGAAAGACTAGATGTAGAAGCGGTAGTGTTTTGCGAGCTGGAGCTAGAGGTACTAGAGTTAGAACTTGACGAGCAAGCCGTTAGTAACATAGCAGAGCATAATAAAACAGCAGAGCTTGTAAAGAACCATTTTTTTCTTGGCATAGTATTCTCCCTTTTTAAAAATTTGTCCTAAATTTTTCTTAACCAATAAATGAAAATTAGGTTATTACTTTATCTCAAATTATCTCTATGGTACACTAAAGAAAACGCTGTTACCATAACAAATGTTAAGTAGTGAGGTGATAAGAATTAGTAAAGAAAAGATTTTACAAGAATTTTATGCCTTAGGCACACGATTTGAAGTGCCTAAAAATGCTTTGATTAATACAACGGTTTGCCAAGAAAAGATAACCCATGTTTATTTGCTAGAATCAGGAATTGTTTCTTTGAGTTCTATAACGCCTCAAGGACAAACGATTATTTACCAATATTTTTCACAGCCTGGTTTTTTAAATATCGTTCCATTATTAACACGATTTTATCTAGGGTATGAAAATGACATGACGGTTGATTTGACAGCAAAGACTGCCTGTGTCATTTATCGATTGACTGTTGAGACTTTCATGGCAAAATTAGCAGAGCCGTTGGTGAAAGACCTTATCATTCAAACGGTTTTAGCAGATTATGTGACTGTTATGGAGAAAATTCGTGATAGTGGTGAGGATTCTACAAAGGTTAATTTGTACCGTTTTATCACACAGCATGCGAGCCAAGATGAAACTGGAGCTTATATATTAGACGACTTTTTTACTTACACAGAAATCGGTAATTATTTGCAAGTTCACGAAGTGACTATAGCTCGCTTGATGAGTGAATTAAAAAGAGAAAATATCATTGCAAAACAAGGTAAAACACTCTGTATTATAGATATGAACGCCTTAGAACGGCTGAAATGAGGTGTGTACACACAAAAGATGCTGAAATACTCAGCATCTTTTTGTATTATTTATAAGGGAAGATTATTTCCCCAGACAGAATTGGCTAAAGAGTTTTGTGATTAATTCATCAGGTGCTGCATCACCTGTGATTTCACCGAGAATTTCCCAGCAACGTGTTAAATCAATTTGAAGAAGATCAACAGGCATTCCTAGTTCAAGCCCTTCATTGACGGCTTGCAAACTTTGCACCGCTTTTTCAATCAATGAAATATGGCGAGCATTTGAAAGATAAGTTGCATCTTTTTCAACAATACCAGCATTATCGAAGAAAAGTTGGTTAATACGTTCTTCAATCACGTCGATATTTTGATTTTTAAGAACGGAAATGCGAATGACATCATCTGGCAACTGGTCAGCTTCGATTTTTTCTGGTAAATCCGTTTTATTAAGAAGAATAATGCGGTTACTATCTTTGCTAAGTTCCAAGAGTGCACGGTCTTGGTCAGTCAAAGGTTCAGAACTATTGAGCACAAGAAGAACAAGGTCAGCTTCCTCAAGGGCTTTTTTCGAACGTTCCACACCGATTTTTTCAACCACATCATCTGTTTCGCGGATACCAGCTGTATCAACCAGTTTCAAAGGCACACCTTTGATATTGACATATTCTTCAATCACATCACGGGTTGTTCCCTCAATGTCAGTAACGATAGCCTTATCTTCGCGTAACAGATTGTTAAGCAAACTTGATTTACCAACATTTGGACGACCGATGATAGCAGTAGATAAGCCTTCGCGCAGAATTTTGCCACGTTTTGCAGTACGTAATAGATTTTCCAAAAGTTTTTGGAATTCTTGTGTTTTTTCGCGAATCAAAGCCGTCGTCATTTCTTCCACGTCATCATATTCAGGGTAGTCGATATTGACCTCGACTTGAGCTAAGGTATTTAGAATTTCTTGGCGCGTGTCATTGATTAATTGTGACAATGACCCATCAAGTTGTTTTACCGCAATATTCATGGCTTTGTCTGTTTTCGCACGGATAATATCCATAACGGCTTCCGCTTGTGTCAAGTCAACACGACCATTCAAGAAAGCACGTTTGGTAAATTCACCAGGTTCAGCAAGACGAGCCCCTTGGCGCAAGACAAGTTGCAAAATTTCATTTGTCACGGCAACACCACCGTGCGTATTAATCTCCACGACATTCTCGCAGGTAAAGGTTTTTGGCGCAAGCATCACAGACACCATAACCTCATCAAGCACTTCATCAGTATTAGGGTCAACAATGTGACCGTAATTAATCGTATGTGAAGCAACCTTGTTAAGGTCTTTACCACGATAGACTTTTTGTGCAATAGCTAGTGCTTCCGTACCAGAAAGTCTTACAATCCCGATTGCACCCTCACCAAGCGGTGTAGAAATCGCAGCAATCGTATCAAATTCATTTGTAATCATTACTATTCTTCCTATCTATATGTCAAAGTTATTCTTTGAAAATAATCTTAGTTAATTGTAACGCAAAACATTTTTTCTAGCAATAGACGAGTGCCATTGCAATAATTTCTGATAAAATCAGCTAAAGAATTTACCAAAAACACTAAAACAATTAAGTCCGATTAAAATCATTGTGGCAAAAACACCCTAAATCATGATATAATAGTTATTTGGAAATAGGAATTATTGACAATAATACATAAAATGGTGAGGTAGCTATGGAAAAACTCAAAAAAATGGCTGGTGTCACAGCCGCTCAGTACGTCAAAGATGGTATGGTTGTCGGACTTGGAACAGGCTCAACAGCATACTTTTTTGTTGAAGAAATTGGTCGCCGCATGAAAGAAGAAGGACTCAAAGTTGTCGGCGTAACAACTTCAAGCCAAACAACTGCACAAGCAGAAGGGCTTGGGATTCCTTTGAAAGCTGTTGATGATATTGATGTTATCGATGTTACCGTTGACGGTGCAGATGAAGTTGACACTAACTTCAACGGTATCAAAGGCGGTGGTGGCGCCCTTCTTATGGAAAAAATCGTTGCCACACCAACCAAAGAATATATCTGGGTTGTTGACGAATCAAAAATGGTCGATAAACTCGGTGCCTTCAAATTGCCAGTCGAAGTGGTTCAATATGGTGCAGACCGTATTTTCCGTGAGTTTGAGAAAAAAGGTTACAAACCATCATATCGCATGACAAACGGCGAACGCTTTGTGACTGATATGAAAAATTATATCATCGACCTTGACCTTGGCGTTATTGAAAATCCTGTCGAACTTGGCAAAGAATTGAAAGCCATGGTCGGTGTTGTTGAACATGGTCTCTTCAACGGTATGGTCAATAAAGTTATCGTTGCAGGTAAAGACGGTGTCAACATTTTAGAAGCTAAATAATGATTTCAGCAGGAGGAAATTAACAGTTACCATAACTGAATCTTCTCCTGTTTACTATGTTATATTGATTAATTATTATTTCTAATCACTTGACTTATTAGGATATTAAGAGATTAGGAGGTTTTGGGTGCCAACCGTAACCACCCTAGATTAGGAAAAAATTATGTCAACATTTAATCGTATTCACCTTGTAGTTTTAGATTCTGTCGGAATTGGTGCAGCACCAGATGCTAACAATTTTGTCAATGCTGGTGTGCCAGACGGTGCTTCAGATACCCTTGGTCATATTTCAAAAACAGTCGGATTAACTGTTCCAAATATGGCGAAAATTGGTCTTGGAAATATTCCTCGTGAAACACCTCTAAAAACAGTACCAGCAGAAGCGCAACCAAGTGGCTATGCGACAAAATTAGAAGAAGTATCACGTGGAAAAGATACCATGACAGGTCACTGGGAAATTATGGGGCTTAACATTACAGAGCCTTTTGATACTTTCTTTGAAGGATTCCCAGAAGAAATTTTAACAAAAATCGAAGAGTTTTCAGGGCGTAAAATCATTCGTGAAGCCAACAAACCTTATTCAGGAACACAAGTTATCGCTGACTTTGGTGAACGTCAAATGAAGACAGGTGAATTGATTGTTTACACTTCAGCTGACCCAGTACTTCAAATCGCAGCACACGAAGATATTATTCCACTTGACGAACTTTATAAAATCTGTGAATTTGCTCGTTCTATTACATTAGAACGTCCAAGTTTGCTTGGTCGAATCATTGCTCGTCCATATGTTGGTGAACCTGGTAATTTCACACGTACAGCTAACCGTCGTGACTATGCTTTATCACCATTTGCACCAACAGTGCTTAATAAATTAGCTGACGCAGGTATTCCGACGTACGGTGTCGGA encodes:
- a CDS encoding subtype A tannase, which codes for MPRKKWFFTSSAVLLCSAMLLTACSSSSNSSTSSSSSQNTTASTSSLSSGEVSTTLDKVDNSKWQYNADDNVYYQIGISYAANPTDAEQQTLSIFVPGDYMTATDNGDGTYTCEINTSATVGNYTSETAPIVIPINTPGYSAMSALTEYTSDATDYTSQGMIYVSAGLRGRDSGAPSGVTDAKAAIRYLRYNQGNISGNTDSIFVFGMSGGGAQSAIIGSSGDSSLYDDYLTEIGAVEGVSDSVAGVMAWCPITNLDTANEAYEWNMGSTRSDLSDEEQTISDGLATAFAKYINKLGLQDEDGNKLTLKKSDDGIYQAGSYYNYLKSVIEDSLNTFLANTTFPYDASSSSQGGLGGGDMPTGEAPTDLGTTDDTTSIEDVDDINRTSSSSITIDLSGTYETAADYIAALNADSTWVTYDEDTNTASISSIADFVKYMKSSTKSLGAFDALDLSQGENQLFGYGDGNSVHWDSTLGDLVKGTDYEEAFTTDLAKTDSLGKDLTTRINMYTPLYYLTDYYGGENSSNVASYWRIRTGLSQGDTALTTEVNLALALENYGVKDLDFATVWGEQHTEAEISGDSTSNFIDWVNQSLADNS
- a CDS encoding Crp/Fnr family transcriptional regulator, with the protein product MLSSEVIRISKEKILQEFYALGTRFEVPKNALINTTVCQEKITHVYLLESGIVSLSSITPQGQTIIYQYFSQPGFLNIVPLLTRFYLGYENDMTVDLTAKTACVIYRLTVETFMAKLAEPLVKDLIIQTVLADYVTVMEKIRDSGEDSTKVNLYRFITQHASQDETGAYILDDFFTYTEIGNYLQVHEVTIARLMSELKRENIIAKQGKTLCIIDMNALERLK
- the mnmE gene encoding tRNA uridine-5-carboxymethylaminomethyl(34) synthesis GTPase MnmE gives rise to the protein MITNEFDTIAAISTPLGEGAIGIVRLSGTEALAIAQKVYRGKDLNKVASHTINYGHIVDPNTDEVLDEVMVSVMLAPKTFTCENVVEINTHGGVAVTNEILQLVLRQGARLAEPGEFTKRAFLNGRVDLTQAEAVMDIIRAKTDKAMNIAVKQLDGSLSQLINDTRQEILNTLAQVEVNIDYPEYDDVEEMTTALIREKTQEFQKLLENLLRTAKRGKILREGLSTAIIGRPNVGKSSLLNNLLREDKAIVTDIEGTTRDVIEEYVNIKGVPLKLVDTAGIRETDDVVEKIGVERSKKALEEADLVLLVLNSSEPLTDQDRALLELSKDSNRIILLNKTDLPEKIEADQLPDDVIRISVLKNQNIDVIEERINQLFFDNAGIVEKDATYLSNARHISLIEKAVQSLQAVNEGLELGMPVDLLQIDLTRCWEILGEITGDAAPDELITKLFSQFCLGK
- the rpiA gene encoding ribose-5-phosphate isomerase RpiA, translated to MEKLKKMAGVTAAQYVKDGMVVGLGTGSTAYFFVEEIGRRMKEEGLKVVGVTTSSQTTAQAEGLGIPLKAVDDIDVIDVTVDGADEVDTNFNGIKGGGGALLMEKIVATPTKEYIWVVDESKMVDKLGAFKLPVEVVQYGADRIFREFEKKGYKPSYRMTNGERFVTDMKNYIIDLDLGVIENPVELGKELKAMVGVVEHGLFNGMVNKVIVAGKDGVNILEAK
- a CDS encoding phosphopentomutase — encoded protein: MSTFNRIHLVVLDSVGIGAAPDANNFVNAGVPDGASDTLGHISKTVGLTVPNMAKIGLGNIPRETPLKTVPAEAQPSGYATKLEEVSRGKDTMTGHWEIMGLNITEPFDTFFEGFPEEILTKIEEFSGRKIIREANKPYSGTQVIADFGERQMKTGELIVYTSADPVLQIAAHEDIIPLDELYKICEFARSITLERPSLLGRIIARPYVGEPGNFTRTANRRDYALSPFAPTVLNKLADAGIPTYGVGKINDIFNGSGITNDMGHNKSNMHGVDTLIKTLQLPEFTKGLSFTNLVDFDAMYGHRRNAAGYRDCLEEFDNRLPEIMENMKSDDLLLITADHGNDPTYTGTDHTREYIPLLAYSPSFKGNGVLPVGHFADISATIAENFGVETAMIGQSFLEKLV